DNA from Indicator indicator isolate 239-I01 unplaced genomic scaffold, UM_Iind_1.1 iindUn_scaffold_69, whole genome shotgun sequence:
GAGGAACCGGGAACGTGCCGGGGAGCCATGCGATGTGGGGAGCGGCCTGGGCAGGGGACAccgggcagggctggggggtaCGGGGAGCGGGGATCCCGGGCCGGGCAGAGCGAGCAGGACCCCAGGGAAAGCGAGGACACCGGGCcaggcccagcccagcccagcccggtCCCGCTTGCCGCCCGGTTGCAGCTCCTCCGCTCCCCTCCCGATGACCTTCAGTAGGCGGCGGAAGCCGGGCGGAGCCCAGGTCTCACCGGTGCAGGCCGGGTTGGTGGCCGCGGCAACAGGAGACGGCCCCAGGGCCGCACCGGAAGGCTCCGAACCGCTGCCGCCGCCATCGCTCCGCACCCGCGGGCCGAGGTCGAGGGGACGCCGACGGCCCGCTCCGGACGTGACGCTCCCCAGGGCCGGAGGTGACGTCACGGTCACGCACGATCAGGTGCCCCCTCCCAGTCCCGGTGTCACACAAAAATGGttccacctgcagcacagcccagggttTTATTGCACCCGGGGGACGGACAGGGGGCGGATACCCCAGAACAAATGGAGCCCAGAACAGACCAGCAAAGATCCCCTCTGCCCAGTACAGACCAGCTAAGACCTCCTCTGTCCAGTACAGACCAGCAAAGATCCCCTCTGCCCAGTACAGACCAGCTAAAACCCCCCTCTGCCCCTTACAGATCAGTAGCCACACTGGGTATGGGTCTGCGGGTCCATCCATGGATCCATTGTCCATCCATGGTCCATGGACCACTTCCTGAAGAGCAGgttccagagcagcagccagagtgGGTATGGCTCCATCCATATGTCTATCCATGGTCTGTCTATCCATCCATGGTCCACGGATCTGTCCACAGGCCAACTCCAGAAGAGCAAgttccagagcagcagccagaggggGAGTGTGTCCGTCCATGGTCCATGGGcccatccccaggtccctccacGGTGCACACGTGTCCATCCATGTGTCCTTCCAGGGCCATCAGCAGCCCCACAGGTCACTTCCAGAAGAGCACgttccagagcagcagccagaggggGTAGACGCCGAGGGCGAGCAGCGGGTACAGGCAGGAGCCATAGaggtggtgctgcagcagcccctcGCCCAGCGCTGCCAGGAAGAGCTGCCAGCCCTCACCCGCGCCCGcaggcacctccagcagctcccgcTCCAGGAAGATGCCCAGCAGCAGCGTCACCGCCGGCGTCGCCAGCACCAGCAccgctgccagcagcaccctgggcagggaggggtcACCATTAGAACCCTCCCTGTGCTCCCCTGCCATCCCTGAAACCCAGGGAGAACCCCTGGCAACCCCTGGCATCCCTCAACCCCGATGAGCACCCCCCAGTGTCCCCCACCCAGACATCTCCTGAGCCCAGGGAGagaacccccctccccccatatCTCCTTGGCATTGCCCCCAGGAAAGGCCCTGGCACACCCTGGCACCCCACAACCTGCCCCAGGGAGAGACTCCCCCATTGTCTCCCCAGCCTGGGGAGAGACCCCAGAGCCTACCCAGTGTCCCCCTCCCTGGCATCCCCTAAATCCAGGGAAAGACTCCACCCTGGCATCATGCTGGGGAGACCCCTTCAGTGTCTCCTTGGCATCACTCCACGGAGAGCCCCTGGCAACCCCCAACCTCAACAAGCCCCCCCGACATCATCCTGCCCCAGGGAGACCCCCCCGTGTCCTCCCACCATGGGAAGAGCCCCACCTAGGTGTTCCCTTGGCACCCCTCTGCCCCATGGTGAGCTGCTGGTTCCCCCGCCATGCCAAGTAGCAGCTCCAGGACCCCCCCAGTGCCAGCCCCCTGAGAGTCCCCCTCATCCCCCACCCTGGGCACCCCCTTGGTGTGTGCCCTCCTGGTGCCCCCTCCTCACTTGGGGCCGTTGGGCTGcacggcggcggcagcgggcaCCATGGTGGCAGCCAGAAGGAAGCCCAAGGAGAAGttgagcagggccagggccatCAGCACCAGTGCCAGGGCCACCAGTGCCACCAGTTTCAGTGCCAGCCAGCCCCGCGCCGCCCCTGCGCCTGGCAGCACCCTGCAGGGGGTACAGGGGAAGGGATCAGGGCAGGGGTTGGGAAGCTCTGAGCTCCTCCCTGGCACCCCATGGACCTCCAAATCCCTCCCTGGACTCCCCACACCTCTCCCTGGCACCTCAAAGACCCCCACCAAAACCCTTCCTTAGTACCTCATGGACCCACCAAATCCCTCCCTAGAGCCACCAAACCCCTTAGCGGCACCTCACAGGCCCCTCCAAATCCCTCCTTGGTGCCCATGGACCCACCAAACCCTTCTTTGGTTCACCATGGACCCACCACACCCTTCTTTGGTACACCACAGACCCCTAAAATCTTTCCTGGCACTCCATGGACCTCCAAAaccctccctcagcacctcatggATTCACCAAAGCCCTTCCTAGATCTACCAACCCCCTGTGTGGCACCTCAAAGACTTCACAAAATCCTTCCTAGATACCCATATCCTTCCTTAGCACTTTATATAACCACCAAACCCTTCCCTAGATCCACCAAACCCCTCGGTGGCACCTCAAAGACCCCACCAAACCCTTCCTTGTTACACCATGGACCCACCAAATCCTTCCTTAGATCCACCGAACCCCTCCGTGGCACCTCAAAGACCTCACAAAATCCTTCCAAGCTACCCATGGACCTCCAACACCCTTTCTTAGCACCTCATACACCCACCAAAGCCTTCCCTAGTTCCACCAAACCCCTCTGTGGCACTACAAAGACTCCACAAAATCCTTCCTGGGTACTCATGGCTCCCTCAAACCCCTCCTTGGTACATCACGGACCTACCAAACCCCCCCCCTAGATCCACCAACCCCCTCTGTGGCACCTCAAAGACCACCCCAGACCTTTCCTTAGTACCCACAGACTGCATCAAGCCCCGCCAAGTACCTGTGGGTGTTGTGGGGCAGGGCCATGCCTGCCACATAGATGGCAATGATGGTGAGGACCACGGCCTCGGCCTCGGACACCGGGAAGTGCTGGGTGGCCACCTGCTggcccagcactggcagcaggtaGAGGGCGAGGCCAGCAGCCTCGCAGATGAGCACTGGtggcaccagcaccagcaaacCAGGACGGGCCTCCTGTGGGGAGatgctggtggcactggggtgGTGGGGGTCTGCTGGAGGGTTTGAGGATCTACTAGAGGgttggaaggagctgctggagggttggAAGGATCTACCAGAGggattggaagctctccagaaggatctggtcaggctggatggctgggccttGGCTAATGGGAtgaggttgcccaaggccaagtgcaggaggagcagaaagagaagaaagaagagtcGGGAgaagaagagtctggagaacatgtgaggagcagctgagggacctgggaatgtggagcctggagcagaggaggctgaggggagaccttgtggcactctgcaagtgcctgagaggaggctggagccaggtggggctgagaTCTCTTGTGCCAAGCATTGGgccaagaggaagcagcctcaggttgccccaggggaggttgaggttggccatgaggaacaatttctgccccttgaggcttgtgcaggcctggcccagactgcccagggcagtggtggagtccccaagcctgaaCAGGTTTCcaagccatggagctgtggtgctgagggccatggtatggtagtgccctggcagtgctgggtcaggagCTGGACTCTatgagcttggaggcctcttccaaccacaatTCTGGGACTCCATGAAGGGTCAGGAGAAGGACAGGGGTGGGGATGGGGCGTAGAACCCTCCTGACCTCCTCAGCAGCATGGTCTCCAtcccacagcctctctccacTGCTCGTCTCACTCTTGCTGAGCTTCATCCAGATGTCCAGGGCGTGATGGGCAAGGTCATGGAAAGgttctgagcagctctggttACCCCTGGCCCccatctccagccccttccccactcAAAGGATATCTTCAGGACCAGGACCAGCAGGAGGAAGCCGAAGGCTGGCATGTAGAGGCCAATGGAGACGAAGCGagacagggagggcagcaggtaGAAGAAGTAGGACTggtggagcctctccagcaggttgTTGAGCTTCCGGAACATTCCCTCCAGGGTCCTGAGGACATCATCAGGGAGGTGCTCACCACAGGAcacccccaacccaaccccaaccccccaccctATGGCGAGATCCCCCTGGTGTCTCCTTGATACTGTCCCAGGGAGAGCTCCCAGTGTCCTCCCACCCTGGGGACAGACCCTCTGGCATCCCCCCACCTTGAGAAGAGCCTTTCCAGTGTCCCTCCACCATGGGAGAGCCCCCAGTATCACCCCAGAGTGTCCCCCCACCCTGGGAGAAGATCCTTTGGTGTCTCCCAActctgagaagatcccctccaGGTGTCCCCTTGGCACCTCCCTGCCCCATGGAGACTCTCTGATGTCCCCCACTGTGAGAAGAGCCCCACTGGGGTACCCCTACCCTGGAGACAACCCCTAGTCTCACCCCATGGAGGGATCTCAGAGTCCCCCCACCCTGGgaagagtccctctgctgtgcccctgccctggggagcGTTCCCAGACTCACCCCAGGGAGAGGTCCCAGTGTCCCCCACCCTGAGAGAAGACCCCCTGGAATCTTGCCACCTTTAGGAGGGCCCCCCTCTGTGTCGTCCTACTGTAAGAGCCCTTCGATGTCCCCCAGCGGTAAGagcccctctgctgtccccacaccataccagtccctctgctgtccccacaccataccagtccctctgctgtccccacaccataccagcccctctgctgtccccacaccataccagtccctctgctgtccccacaccataccagcccctctgctgtccccacaccataccagtccctctgctgtccccacaccataccagctcctctgctgtccccacaccataccagtccctctgctgtccccacaccataccagctcctctgctgtccccacaccataccagctcctctgctgtccccacaccataccagtccctctgctgtccccacaccataccagtccctctgctgtccccacaccataccagtccctctgctgtccccacaccataccagtccctctgctgtccccacaccataccagtccctctgctgtccccacaccataccagtccctctgctgtccccacaccataccagtccctctgctgtccccacaccataccagcccctctgctgtccccacaccataccagtccctctgctgtccccacaccataccagtccctctgctgtccccacaccataccagtccctctgctgtccccacaccataccagcTCCTCTAgtgtccccacaccataccagtccctctgctgtccccacaccataccagcccctctgctgtccccacaccataccagtccctctgctgtccccacaccataccagtccctctgctgtccccacaccataccagcccctctgctgtccccacaccataccagtccctctgctgtccccacaccataccagtccctctgctgtccccacaccataccagtccctctgctgtccccacaccataccagcccctctgctgtccccacaccataccagtccctctgctgtccccacaccataccagtccctctgctgtccccacaccataccagtccctctgctgtccccacaccataccagcccctctgctgtccccacaccataccagtccctctgctgtccccacaccataccagtccctctgctgtccccacaccataccagtccctctgctgtccccacaccataccagccctctgctgtccccacaccataccagtccctctgctgtccccacaccataccagtccctctgctgtccccacaccataccagcTCCTCTAgtgtccccacaccataccagtccctctgctgtccccacaccataccagtccctctgctgtccccacaccataccagcTCCTCTAgtgtccccacaccataccagtccctctgctgtccccacaccataccagctcctctgctgtccccacaccataccagtccctctgctgtccccacaccataccagtccctctgctgtccccacaccataccagctcctctgctgtccccacaccataccagtccctctgctgtccccacaccataccagtccctctgctgtccccacaccataccagcTCCTCtagctgtccccacaccataccagtccctctgctgtccccacaccataccagtccctctgctgtccccacaccataccagctcctctgctgtccccacaccataccagtccctctgctgtccccacaccataccagtccctctgctgtccccacaccataccagctcctctgctgtccccacaccataccagtccctctgctgtccccacaccataccagtccctctgctgtccccacaccataccagtccctctgctgtccccacaccataccagtccctctgctgtccccacaccataccagtccctctgctgtccccacaccataccagtccctctgctgtccccacaccataccagtccctctgctgtccccacaccataccagtccctctgctgtccccacaccataccagtccctctgctgtccccacaccataccagtccctctgctgtccccacaccataccagtccctctgctgtccccacaccataccagcTCCTCTAgtgtccccacaccataccagtccctctgctgtccccacaccataccagtccctctgctgtccccacaccataccagtccctctgctgtccccacaccataccagtccctctgctgtccccacgccataccagctccctctgctgtccccacaccataccagtccctctgctgtccccacaccataccagtccctctgctgtccccacaccataccagtccctctgctgtccccacaccataccagtccctctgctgtccccacaccataccagtccctctgctgtccccacaccataccagtccctctgctgtccccacaccataccagcTCCTCTAgtgtccccacaccataccagtccctctgctgtccccacaccataccagccctctgctgtccccacaccataccagtccctctgctgtccccacaccataccagtccctctgctgtccccacaccataccagtccctctgctgtccccacaccataccagctcctctgctgtccccacaccataccagtccctctgctgtccccacaccataccagtccctctgctgtccccacaccataccagctcctctgctgtccccacaccataccagtccctctgctgtccccacaccataccagtccctctgctgtccccacaccataccagcTCCTCTAgtgtccccacaccataccagtccctctgctgtccccacaccataccagctcctctgctgtccccacaccataccagtccctctgctgtccccacaccataccagcccctctgctgtccccacaccataccagtccctctgctgtccccacaccataccagtccctctgctgtccccacaccataccagcccctctgctgtccccacaccataccagcCCTCTgtgtccccacaccataccagtccctctgctgtccccacaccataccagtccctctgctgtccccacaccataccagcccctctgctgtccccacaccataccagtccctctgctgtccccacaccataccagtccctctgctgtccccacaccataccagtccctctgctgtccccacaccataccagcccctctgctgtccccacaccataccagtccctctgctgtccccacaccataccagtccctctgctgtccccacaccataccagcccctctgctgtccccacaccataccagctcctctgctgtccccacaccataccagtccctctgctgtccccacaccataccagccctctgctgtccccacaccataccagtccctctgctgtccccacaccataccagccctctgctgtccccacaccataccagcccctctgctgtccccacaccataccagtccctctgctgtccccacaccataccagtccctctgctgtccccacaccataccagtccctctgctgtccccacaccataccagctcctctgctgtccccacaccataccagtccctctgctgtccccacaccataccagctcctctgctgtccccacaccataccagtccctctgctgtccccacaccataccagcccctctgctgtccccacaccataccagcccctctgctgtccccacaccataccagcccctctgctgtccccacaccataccagtccctctgctgtccccacgccataccagtccctctgctgtccccacaccataccagctcctctgctgtccccacaccataccagtccctctgctgtccccacaccataccagtccctctgctgtccccacaccataccagcCCCTCTGGTGTCCCCACGCCAtaccagcccctctgctgtccccacaccataccagcTCCTCTGGTGTCCCCACGCCATACCAGCTCCTCTGgtgtccccacaccataccagcCCCTCTGGTGTCCCCACACCAGAAGAGCCCCTTGGCTGTCCCCCCACTTTGAAGAGAGCCCCTCTGTTGTGCCCCTACTCTGGAGAGCGCCCCCAGTCTCACCGCAGGAAGGagtgccagtgtctccctgaCCCCAAGGAGCACCCTGTGCCTCCCTCCCCAGGTGCCCCCCTCCCCAGGTGCCCCCCGCCCAGGTGCCCCCCCAGGTACCTGCCGACAGCAGCCATGCCATGCTTGCTCTGCCGGAAGCTGTTGATGCCGCGCAGGGTGAGGGCCTGCACGCGGTAGCGCAGGAAGAGGCCATGGTCCCCCCGCGGGCGCCCCGAGGCCTGCGCCAGCACCATCAGTGCCAGTgtctgcaggctgtgggcaTAGCCAGGCAGCGACTCCCAGTCCGAGTGTGGCAGCTGTGGAACCAGAGAGTGACCATCACTGCCCGGTCACAGCACCAGAGAGTGACCATCACTGCCcagtcacagaaccagagagtgaCCATCACTGCCCGGTCACAGCACCAGAGAGTGACCATCACTGCCcagtcacagaaccagagagtgaCCATCACTGCCCGGTCAGAGCACCAGAGAGTGACCATCACTGCCcagtcacagaaccagagagtgaCCATCACTGCCCAGTCAGAGCACCAGAGAGTGACCATCACTGCCCGGTCAGAGCACCAGAGAGTGACCATCACTGCCCGGTCAGAGCACCAGAGAGTGACCATCACTGCCCAGTCAGAGCACCAGAGAGCGACCATCACTGCCcagtcacagaaccagagagtgaCCATCACTGCCCGGTCAGAGCACCAGAGAGTGACCATCACTGCCCGGTCAGAGCACCAGAGAGTGACCATCACTGCCcagtcacagaaccagagagtgaCCATCACTGCCCAGTCAGAGCACCAGAGAGTGACCATCACTGCCCGGTCAGAGCACCAGAGAGTGACCATCACTGCCCGGTCAGAGCACCAGAGAGTGACCATCACTGCCCAGTCAGAGCACCAGAGA
Protein-coding regions in this window:
- the GPAA1 gene encoding glycosylphosphatidylinositol anchor attachment 1 protein isoform X3; amino-acid sequence: MGLLSDPHCRRALAHLIQRLNTPLCALSYMLGLCWFLALAWPPLAPQTYISENALGSTMVQEQFPLGARALAYARQFGGHKKKAGGMPVQWLEQTLWELGLEVHRQSFSRTLPFPDETRERYMVHGTNVYGILRAPRAASTEALVLSVPCSPGTQNNQAVGLMLALAAYFREQIYWAKDIIFLVTEHDLLGTEAWLEAYHDINLTEVQSSGTPGRAGAIQAAIALELSSDVVTSFDVAVEGLNGQLPNLDLLNLFHAFCQKNGLLCTIQGKLPHSDWESLPGYAHSLQTLALMVLAQASGRPRGDHGLFLRYRVQALTLRGINSFRQSKHGMAAVGRTLEGMFRKLNNLLERLHQSYFFYLLPSLSRFVSIGLYMPAFGFLLLVLVLKALDIWMKLSKSETSSGERLWDGDHAAEEEARPGLLVLVPPVLICEAAGLALYLLPVLGQQVATQHFPVSEAEAVVLTIIAIYVAGMALPHNTHRVLPGAGAARGWLALKLVALVALALVLMALALLNFSLGFLLAATMVPAAAAVQPNGPKVLLAAVLVLATPAVTLLLGIFLERELLEVPAGAGEGWQLFLAALGEGLLQHHLYGSCLYPLLALGVYPLWLLLWNVLFWK
- the GPAA1 gene encoding glycosylphosphatidylinositol anchor attachment 1 protein isoform X4, encoding MGLLSDPHCRRALAHLIQRLNTPLCALSYMLGLCWFLALAWPPLAPQTYISENALGSTMVQEQFPLGARALAYARQFGGHKKKAGGMPVQWLEQTLWELGLEVHRQSFSRTLPFPDETRERYMVHGTNVYGILRAPRAASTEALVLSVPCSPGTQNNQAVGLMLALAAYFREQIYWAKDIIFLVTEHDLLGTEAWLEAYHDINLTEVQSSGTPGRAGAIQAAIALELSSDVVTSFDVAVEGLNGQLPNLDLLNLFHAFCQKNGLLCTIQGKLPHSDWESLPGYAHSLQTLALMVLAQASGRPRGDHGLFLRYRVQALTLRGINSFRQSKHGMAAVGRTLEGMFRKLNNLLERLHQSYFFYLLPSLSRFVSIGLYMPAFGFLLLVLVLKALDIWMKLSKSETSSGERLWDGDQEARPGLLVLVPPVLICEAAGLALYLLPVLGQQVATQHFPVSEAEAVVLTIIAIYVAGMALPHNTHRVLPGAGAARGWLALKLVALVALALVLMALALLNFSLGFLLAATMVPAAAAVQPNGPKVLLAAVLVLATPAVTLLLGIFLERELLEVPAGAGEGWQLFLAALGEGLLQHHLYGSCLYPLLALGVYPLWLLLWNVLFWK
- the GPAA1 gene encoding glycosylphosphatidylinositol anchor attachment 1 protein isoform X1, encoding MGLLSDPHCRRALAHLIQRLNTPLCALSYMLGLCWFLALAWPPLAPQTYISENALGSTMVQEQFPLGARALAYARQFGGHKKKAGGMPVQWLEQTLWELGLEVHRQSFSRTLPFPDETRERYMVHGTNVYGILRAPRAASTEALVLSVPCSPGTQNNQAVGLMLALAAYFREQIYWAKDIIFLVTEHDLLGTEAWLEAYHDINLTEVQSSGTPGRAGAIQAAIALELSSDVVTSFDVAVEGLNGQLPNLDLLNLFHAFCQKNGLLCTIQGKLPHSDWESLPGYAHSLQTLALMVLAQASGRPRGDHGLFLRYRVQALTLRGINSFRQSKHGMAAVGRTLEGMFRKLNNLLERLHQSYFFYLLPSLSRFVSIGLYMPAFGFLLLVLVLKALDIWMKLSKSETSSGERLSSNPPADPHHPSATSISPQEARPGLLVLVPPVLICEAAGLALYLLPVLGQQVATQHFPVSEAEAVVLTIIAIYVAGMALPHNTHRVLPGAGAARGWLALKLVALVALALVLMALALLNFSLGFLLAATMVPAAAAVQPNGPKVLLAAVLVLATPAVTLLLGIFLERELLEVPAGAGEGWQLFLAALGEGLLQHHLYGSCLYPLLALGVYPLWLLLWNVLFWK
- the GPAA1 gene encoding glycosylphosphatidylinositol anchor attachment 1 protein isoform X5, encoding MGLLSDPHCRRALAHLIQRLNTPLCALSYMLGLCWFLALAWPPLAPQTYISENALGSTMVQEQFPLGARALAYARQFGGHKKKAGGMPVQWLEQTLWELGLEVHRQSFSRTLPFPDETRERYMVHGTNVYGILRAPRAASTEALVLSVPCSPGTQNNQAVGLMLALAAYFREQIYWAKDIIFLVTEHDLLGTEAWLEAYHDINLTEVQSSGTPGRAGAIQAAIALELSSDVVTSFDVAVEGLNGQLPNLDLLNLFHAFCQKNGLLCTIQGKLPHSDWESLPGYAHSLQTLALMVLAQASGRPRGDHGLFLRYRVQALTLRGINSFRQSKHGMAAVGRTLEGMFRKLNNLLERLHQSYFFYLLPSLSRFVSIGLYMPAFGFLLLVLVLKALDIWMKLSKNPHHPSATSISPQEARPGLLVLVPPVLICEAAGLALYLLPVLGQQVATQHFPVSEAEAVVLTIIAIYVAGMALPHNTHRVLPGAGAARGWLALKLVALVALALVLMALALLNFSLGFLLAATMVPAAAAVQPNGPKVLLAAVLVLATPAVTLLLGIFLERELLEVPAGAGEGWQLFLAALGEGLLQHHLYGSCLYPLLALGVYPLWLLLWNVLFWK
- the GPAA1 gene encoding glycosylphosphatidylinositol anchor attachment 1 protein isoform X2, whose translation is MGLLSDPHCRRALAHLIQRLNTPLCALSYMLGLCWFLALAWPPLAPQTYISENALGSTMVQEQFPLGARALAYARQFGGHKKKAGGMPVQWLEQTLWELGLEVHRQSFSRTLPFPDETRERYMVHGTNVYGILRAPRAASTEALVLSVPCSPGTQNNQAVGLMLALAAYFREQIYWAKDIIFLVTEHDLLGTEAWLEAYHDINLTEVQSSGTPGRAGAIQAAIALELSSDVVTSFDVAVEGLNGQLPNLDLLNLFHAFCQKNGLLCTIQGKLPHSDWESLPGYAHSLQTLALMVLAQASGRPRGDHGLFLRYRVQALTLRGINSFRQSKHGMAAVGRTLEGMFRKLNNLLERLHQSYFFYLLPSLSRFVSIGLYMPAFGFLLLVLVLKALDIWMKLSKSETSSGERSSNPPADPHHPSATSISPQEARPGLLVLVPPVLICEAAGLALYLLPVLGQQVATQHFPVSEAEAVVLTIIAIYVAGMALPHNTHRVLPGAGAARGWLALKLVALVALALVLMALALLNFSLGFLLAATMVPAAAAVQPNGPKVLLAAVLVLATPAVTLLLGIFLERELLEVPAGAGEGWQLFLAALGEGLLQHHLYGSCLYPLLALGVYPLWLLLWNVLFWK